Proteins encoded within one genomic window of Mesobacillus subterraneus:
- a CDS encoding aminopeptidase, translating into MSDFRTNLEKYADLAVKVGVNIQKDQTLVINTMLDSAEFVRVAVKKAYEAGAKNVVVNWNDDIVNRTKYDLAPDEAFNEYPEWRAREVEELAENGAAFMSIVSSSPDLLKGVKSDRIANFQKAAGTALSKYRKYIQSDKVSWTVIAVPSEGWAKMVFPEDTAETAVQKLWDAIFKAVRVDTEDPVAAWKNHDASLHEKVDYLNGKRYTKLHYKAPGTDLTVELPEKHIWVGAGSVNEQGNEFMANMPTEEVFSVPLKTGVNGYVSSTKPLSYGGNIIDNFKLTFENGKIVGVEAEEGEEILKQLVATDEGSHYLGEVALVPFNSPISQSNVLFFNTLFDENASNHFAIGSAYAFCVEGGKTMSSEELEENGLNESITHVDFMIGSDKMDIDGITADGNAEPVFRNGDWAL; encoded by the coding sequence ATGAGTGATTTCAGAACGAATTTAGAAAAATACGCAGACCTTGCTGTCAAGGTTGGCGTTAACATCCAGAAGGACCAGACACTGGTCATCAATACAATGCTTGATTCCGCTGAGTTTGTCCGTGTGGCGGTGAAAAAGGCATACGAAGCCGGCGCTAAAAATGTCGTTGTGAACTGGAATGATGACATTGTTAACAGAACAAAATATGACCTTGCACCTGATGAGGCTTTTAATGAGTATCCTGAATGGCGTGCGCGTGAAGTCGAAGAGCTTGCGGAAAATGGTGCAGCATTCATGTCCATCGTTTCTTCAAGTCCTGATCTGTTAAAAGGCGTAAAGTCTGATCGTATTGCAAACTTCCAGAAAGCGGCTGGAACGGCACTTTCAAAATATCGTAAATACATACAATCTGATAAAGTCAGCTGGACGGTCATTGCCGTTCCTTCTGAAGGATGGGCAAAAATGGTGTTTCCTGAGGACACCGCTGAAACAGCTGTTCAGAAGCTTTGGGATGCCATCTTCAAGGCAGTCCGTGTGGATACTGAAGATCCGGTTGCAGCATGGAAAAATCATGACGCTTCCCTTCATGAAAAAGTTGATTACCTGAACGGCAAGCGATACACGAAGCTTCATTATAAAGCTCCAGGTACAGACCTGACAGTTGAGCTTCCAGAAAAGCATATCTGGGTTGGAGCTGGCAGCGTGAACGAGCAAGGCAATGAATTCATGGCTAACATGCCTACTGAAGAAGTTTTCTCTGTACCGTTGAAAACTGGTGTGAACGGCTATGTATCAAGCACAAAGCCACTTAGCTACGGCGGAAACATCATCGACAACTTCAAGCTCACTTTTGAAAATGGAAAGATCGTCGGCGTCGAAGCTGAAGAAGGCGAAGAAATCCTTAAGCAGCTTGTGGCAACTGATGAAGGCTCACACTATCTTGGTGAAGTAGCACTTGTGCCATTCAACTCGCCAATCTCACAATCAAATGTGCTGTTCTTCAACACATTATTTGATGAAAACGCGTCAAACCACTTTGCGATCGGCAGTGCTTATGCTTTCTGCGTAGAAGGCGGCAAAACGATGTCTTCAGAAGAATTGGAAGAAAACGGCCTGAACGAAAGCATCACTCACGTCGACTTCATGATCGGTTCCGATAAAATGGACATCGACGGCATCACTGCTGATGGAAATGCAGAGCCAGTGTTCCGCAATGGAGACTGGGCGCTGTAA